From the Anaeromyxobacter dehalogenans 2CP-1 genome, the window TCGGCTACGGCGCGCGCCGGCCCTGGATCCGGGGCCGCGGACGCCACCTGTCGGCGAGCGCCGGTCCCGACACGCTGCACCTGCTCGGCGAGGTCCCGCTCCGCGCCGACCAGGGCACCATCCGCGCCCGCTTCGCGGTCTCCGCCGGCGAGGCGGCGCCGTTCGTGCTCACCTGGCACCCGTCCCACGAGCCGGCGCCCACCCCGCCGGATCCCGGCGCGGCGCTGGAGGAGACGGAGACGTGGTGGCGGCGCTGGTCCGGGCGCTGCACCGCGGGCGGCCGCTGGCACGCCCTGCTGGTGCACTCGCTGGTGGTGCTGAAGGCGCTCACGTACTCGCGCACCGGCGGGATCGTGGCCGCGCCCACCACCTCGCTGCCCGAGGCGCCCGGGGGCGTGCGCAACTGGGACTACCGGTTCTGCTGGCTCCGCGACGCCACCTTCACGCTCCTCGCGCTCATGGGCGCCGGGTACGTGGACGAGGCGCGCGCCTGGCGCGACTGGCTGCTCCGCGCCGTCGCGGGCCAGCCGGAGGACCTGCAGATCATGTACGGCATCGCCGGCGAGCGGCGGCTCACCGAGCTCGAGCTGCCGTGGCTCCCCGGCTACGAGGGCGCCCGGCCGGTGCGGATCGGCAACGCCGCCTCCTCGCAGCTCCAGCTCGACGTGTTCGGCGAGGTGCTGGACTGCCTGCACCAGGCGCACCTGTCCGGCCTGCCGTTCAGCGCCGACGGCTGGACCGTGCAGCGCGCGCTGCTCGACTGGCTCGAGTCGCACTGGAACGATCCGGACGAGGGCATCTGGGAGATCCGCGGGCCCCGCCGCGACTTCACGCACTCGAAGGTGATGGCCTGGGTGGCGGTGGACCGGGCGCTGCGCTCGGCGCGCGCCGGCCGGCTCGAGGGTCCGCTCGAGCGCTGGCGGGCGCTGCGGGCGCGCATCCACGCCGAGGTGTGCGCCCGCGGCTTCGACGCGGAGCGCGGCGCGTTCACGCAGGCGTTCGGATCGAAGGCGCTCGACGCGAGCCTGCTCCTCGTGCCGCAGGTGGGGTTCCTGCCGGCGACCGATCCGCGCGTGCGCGGCACCGTCGAGGCGATCGAGCGCGAGCTGACCGAGGGCGGCCTGGTGCACCGCTACGACAGCCGCACCGGCGTGGACGGCCTGCCGCCCGGCGAGGGGGTGTTCCTGGCCTGCACGCTCTGGCTCTCCGACGCGCTCCGCATGATGGGCCGGCACGCCGACGCGGCCCGGTACTTCGAGCGCGTGGTGGGGCTCGCGAACGACGTCGGGCTGCTCGCGGAGCAGTGGGACCCGGTCCAGCGCCGGCTGGTGGGCAACTTCCCGCAGGCGTTCTCGCACGTCGCGCTGGTCAACGCCGCGCTGGGCCTGAGCAGCCCGGCGCCGCACCGCTCCGGGCGCTGCCCGGAGGGCGGCGACGACTGCGACTGACGCAGCGGCCCCGCGTCAGCGCCGGCCGCCGGCCTCGCCGGGCACGGTCCGGAACGGCACGGTGATGCGCCCGGAGACCCGGTCCCGCTTGCGCAGCCGCCCCGCGTCCACCAGCATGCGCCCCGCCCAGCGGTACACGTTGAACTCGGACACGAACGTCCGCAGCGCCCGCATCCGCTCCCGCTGCTCCTCGCGCGGCATGGCCAGCGCCGCCGCCAGGGCCGAGCTGGCCTCCTCGAGGTCGTACGGGTTCACCAGCAGCGCCTCGCCCAGCTCGCGCGAGGCGCCGGTGAACCGCGACAGCACCAGCACGCCCGCCTCGTCGTCGCGGGCCGCCACGAACTCCTTCGCCACCAGGTTCATGCCGTCGTGCAGCGACGACACGTAGCAGAGGTCCGCGGCGCGGTAGTAGCGGAACACGGTGGGCGGCTCGTGGTGCTCGCGGAGCAGCACGATGGGCCGGTAGTCGCCCTCGCCGAACCGCTCGTTCACCCGGCGCGCGACCTCCTCGACGTTGCGGTTCAGCTCCTGGTAGCGCGGGATGCGCGTGCGGCTGGGGGCGGCGAGCTGAGCGAACGTGAACCGGCCGCGGAACTGCGGGAAGCGCTCCAGCAGCCGCTCCACCGCCAGCAGCCGCTCCTCGATCCCCTTGGTGTAGTCGAGCCGGTCGATGCCGACGCCCAGCAGCGCGTCGGGCGCGAGGCCGAGGTCCGCGAACACGCGCTCGCGGCAGAGGGGCGCCGCCGGCGCGTCCGCCGCCCAGCGGGTGGGCCAGTCGATGGAGATCGGGTACGCGCGGATCAGCGTCTCCTGGCCGCCCAGCACCACGCTCTGGCGCTCGCGGTCGAGCCGCGCCTCGAGGTAGCGGTCCACCGAGTCGAGGAAGTTGTTGCAGTGCGCCTGGACGTGGAACCCGAGGATGCTCGAGCCGAGCATGCCCTCCAGGATCTCCGGGCCCCACGGGCAGATCCCGAAGCGCTCGGAGTTGGGCCAGGGGATGTGCCAGAACGTGATGATGGTCGCGCGCGGCAGCCGCTCGCGGATCATCCGGGGCAGCAGCGCGAAGTGGTAGTCCTGCACCAGCACCACCGGGTCCGGGCCGTTCGCCTCCTCGCACACCGCGTCGGCGAACTTGCGGTTCGCGTCGCGGTACGCGGCGAAGTCCCCGCCGCGGAAGGTGGGCCGGGTGTGCGCCACGTGGCACAGCGGCCACAGCCCCTCGTTCGAGAAGCCGTAGTAGTAGCCCTCCTCCTCGGCTGCGGTCAGCCACACGCGCCGCAGCGTGTAGGCGGGGTCGTCGGGCGGTACGCGCACGCGGGCGTGCCGGTCCACCACCTCGCGATCGGCGGCGCCGCTGCCGTGCGCGATCCAGGTCCCGCCGGTGGCTTGGACCACGGGCTCGAGCGCGGTGACGAGGCCGCTGGCCGGGTGCTGCACCCGGAGCACGCCGTCGCGTCGCTCGTGGATGTAGGGCTCGCGGTTCGCGACCACGATCACCTCGCTGCCGGGGAGGTGCCGGGCGAGCGCGTCGCGCAGGCGGGCCGGCGACCAGAGCCCCGCCCTGCCCTCCGACTGCTCCGACGCGAGCTCCGACACCAGGGCGCGCACGTCGGACAGGAGCGGCTGGAACTCGCGCCGGGTGCGCGGCGGGGCCGAGGGGCCCGGCATCAGCCAGGTGGCCCGGAGCACCCGCTGCAGCTCCGCGCTCCACCCGCGCCACGAGAAGCGCGCCGCGAGCGTCGTCGCCACCGCCGCGGCGAGCGCCACGATCGCGAACGCGACCGCCAGGAAGCCGCGCGTCTGCTCCTCGCGCGTCGCGACCCAGCTCATGTCGTGCACGAGCGCCACGAACCCGAGCGGCCCCTCCTCGTCCGCCAGCGGCACCGCGGTGAGGTGCACCCGCGTCTCCCCGTACGGCGCCTCGAACGCCGAGGTGACGGGCGCGGCCGCGCCCGCCGCCGCGTGCGCCCGGATCCGCCCGCAGTCGAACGGCTCCGGGTACTCGGACGTGCTCGCGACCAGCGCCCC encodes:
- a CDS encoding alpha,alpha-trehalose-phosphate synthase (UDP-forming), with product MRAVLKVLVPLMLLLGAIAWGASVLVEHTARRWFDRDTRMRAELAVSGARDGLERALRKGERARVRRILGEVARDERVLGAAACDPEGALVASTSEYPEPFDCGRIRAHAAAGAAAPVTSAFEAPYGETRVHLTAVPLADEEGPLGFVALVHDMSWVATREEQTRGFLAVAFAIVALAAAVATTLAARFSWRGWSAELQRVLRATWLMPGPSAPPRTRREFQPLLSDVRALVSELASEQSEGRAGLWSPARLRDALARHLPGSEVIVVANREPYIHERRDGVLRVQHPASGLVTALEPVVQATGGTWIAHGSGAADREVVDRHARVRVPPDDPAYTLRRVWLTAAEEEGYYYGFSNEGLWPLCHVAHTRPTFRGGDFAAYRDANRKFADAVCEEANGPDPVVLVQDYHFALLPRMIRERLPRATIITFWHIPWPNSERFGICPWGPEILEGMLGSSILGFHVQAHCNNFLDSVDRYLEARLDRERQSVVLGGQETLIRAYPISIDWPTRWAADAPAAPLCRERVFADLGLAPDALLGVGIDRLDYTKGIEERLLAVERLLERFPQFRGRFTFAQLAAPSRTRIPRYQELNRNVEEVARRVNERFGEGDYRPIVLLREHHEPPTVFRYYRAADLCYVSSLHDGMNLVAKEFVAARDDEAGVLVLSRFTGASRELGEALLVNPYDLEEASSALAAALAMPREEQRERMRALRTFVSEFNVYRWAGRMLVDAGRLRKRDRVSGRITVPFRTVPGEAGGRR
- a CDS encoding glycoside hydrolase family 15 protein, translated to MAQRLEEYAMVGDAQSAALVARDGSIDWLCWPRFDSDACFAALLGTPEHGRFSLRPTGELRSVRRAYRPGTLVLDTELSTSDGAVRIVDFMPPRGAAPDLVRLVQGLRGRVELDLELSPRFGYGARRPWIRGRGRHLSASAGPDTLHLLGEVPLRADQGTIRARFAVSAGEAAPFVLTWHPSHEPAPTPPDPGAALEETETWWRRWSGRCTAGGRWHALLVHSLVVLKALTYSRTGGIVAAPTTSLPEAPGGVRNWDYRFCWLRDATFTLLALMGAGYVDEARAWRDWLLRAVAGQPEDLQIMYGIAGERRLTELELPWLPGYEGARPVRIGNAASSQLQLDVFGEVLDCLHQAHLSGLPFSADGWTVQRALLDWLESHWNDPDEGIWEIRGPRRDFTHSKVMAWVAVDRALRSARAGRLEGPLERWRALRARIHAEVCARGFDAERGAFTQAFGSKALDASLLLVPQVGFLPATDPRVRGTVEAIERELTEGGLVHRYDSRTGVDGLPPGEGVFLACTLWLSDALRMMGRHADAARYFERVVGLANDVGLLAEQWDPVQRRLVGNFPQAFSHVALVNAALGLSSPAPHRSGRCPEGGDDCD